The following DNA comes from Rosa rugosa chromosome 5, drRosRugo1.1, whole genome shotgun sequence.
AGAGCTCTtctcgcttagctccaggtatgaaagttgatcatcctttcattttgaacaagtttgtagttgatgactttggcatcggaggtggttgatccggcgttgaccgccgtggttGACCACAATCTGAACCACCGCTTGTGACGGCGCGTCGGACCTCTAAAAtgtgttctgttttcattttaattatctacgcatcgatacggtcgttttgatatattagaGGGTTATTTTGGAGATCgcatgatttagttatgaacattaacgttttagggtttttcggTTCAATCGATgcttgatccgtgaggattcggtcGTCtgattgacttgtagttttggtATTTGGATCGTATAATTATTCCGGAGACCTcgagtggtctcggatgaagttttgtCTCAATCGGGATTACTTTCTGAATTTTAGGGCAAATGGAGTTTGAAATATAATCGTTTTCGATTCATGGACTAAGTTAGGATcgtgtttgattaggtgattgacggatcgaTAGGTGGACGATTAAGGATCGTTGTTTTTGGGCTGTTGAGAAGACGCAGCTagatttgaggtgagtaaatctcacggtgtttcggttgataaagtagttatgttttaatttagtatatttaattgttagcatgaaaaATCGTATTTATcgaaataaattatttgttttaaaatatatgaacttgatcgacaacggttcatgggtaggttaaaacaatgttttgatataaaatgattttcgagaggaataatttataaaactatagttggtattagtggttattcctgcgtgaatgactacgtatatatatatatttacgtggaatatatatattggatggtgtgacattggtgaagttgtGTTTGAGAGTGTGATTAAATATATTGTAATACCAAAGTGGCGATAGTTTATACAGTAGTACCAAAGTGGCGATGATTTATATTgtagtaccaaagtggtgaccaaagtggcgatagTTTATACAATAGTACCAAAGTGGCGAtaattgatgtaattgtatgagtgtagcggtatacaattcatcatgtgagtgattgatgtaattgtattaaaagagtatttggagttgatgggtgatcatctactttagtcaaagtcgatgggtgaacatcgactatcgactttagtttggagttgatgggtgatcattgactttagtgtgagttgtttgacttcttcatttattttccttttccttttccttctaattgttgaattttatgtaatctcctgaactaagttatatgcagggattactgttttttgtattgtttgttttaatgtaaattcctgaactaaactccatgcagggatttatatgatttctattgtttgttttaatgtgatttcctgaactaactatatgcagggattactaattgttacctagagtgattgtatgtttggtgGTAATTTGTgggttaaatgttgttgctttaatttatctcacgagttgagaaattataagcatgagtgacgtgagtcaccttaattgagtttactcatacgggcttaaaaagcttaccgggtttgttttgttcaatcccggtgcactattctatggtgtagcaGTTATTCCTGCAGGTGAGGACCACCAGGGCTGAGTGCGAGGGCGTGGTTGCAGCAGTATAGGTTCAGAACCTATTTTTGTTAGTGTGCTGCTGTTGTTGGTATGCTCCTAGCGAGCGTGTACATTTGTGTAGCAGTTCTCTCGAGTTTTGTATACACTGGTTGATGTGATATTCGACTTAAGTGATCGAGTCCTTATTGACGTTTGTTGTTGCTCAGTTTTATTTGAAAAAAGTTTCTAAGTATTTTGGGCAttggttaagttatcgcgtttcggatttgaatttacttattcaaaattcggggcgtcaCAGCTTGCGCCCCTCCGTCTGTCGTCCCCCcatcttgatttgagaggggtatttatagtgttgTTGCCTCCCTCAATTTGGAATGCATTGATGACATAGCATTAATCACATTCCGTAATTGTGTAATTAAATCAATCAGTTTTAATTGATTGATTTAATTATCTTTTAATTAAGGAATATGTCAATCAATTTCGATTTGATTTAATGCCCGATTTCAAtcagaattaaacaatttaatctgattgatatttgaatttaatacttgatttcaatcataattaaataatttaatctgatcgatatttgtatttaatacttgatttcaattagaATCAAACAATTTAATCTAATCGATATTTGTATTTAATGCTTGATTTTCGTCGAGATCAATCAGTTTAATACGATTGATCCGCTTTAAATGCTTAACTCGAGCAACAATCAATCAGCGATAAATTGGAGAAATTTTGATAAATGACCTATTTTAAACATTCAAATTGATTTTTAACCATATTTTCCAAAAAGTTGAAAAATAACCATATAAAGGGATCAAAAGTCCCAAATACCCTCACttaaatttctctctcttttcccaACCGGcatgcttctttctctctcttttcccaACTTGCGTGCTTCATCATTCATTCATGATCGGATTCAAGAACTCTATCAAATACCCaagttgctctctctctctctctcaaagcatctccaacaacttctctataatttctctattatagggaagcaaaaattaaaatctctaaaaaaattatgctcaactccaacagattttcTATTTTACAGATTCCATAATTCTTCTCTAAATCCTTCCCTAAAATTTtacagattgctgtaaatataggaaattttgttttctctctcatcactatctctattttagagattttgttttctctctcatcactatctctattttggagataattatagggaatctgttgaagCAAAACTACCAattttttccctaaaatggagaaaaaTTAAGATATGggaaagctgttggagttgttcTCATATGAAAATTGAGAGAGAACTTCTGTCTTACGTTGCAATAAATGGTTCTTCTTGAATCTCATCCTTTGGGTACTCCACCCAGATCGTACAAAATAGTAGATTATCAAGGTCTTCTAGCTTTGTCACTATCATGCTTGTAACTTGATATTGTACCTTGTACCCTTGCATGTTAATTTGCTGTTTTCACTGGGCTACTTGCTCTTGTAACGTGCTATAGTAGTTTGAAGGGATAACCACTACCAATGCTTCTGTTGATGACATAATTCATGAGCACAGTATTTTGTCTAGAAACAAATtaatctctactactataaagccAGGCCCTTTTTTGGTATCaaaggcttcaccaaattttcaATTGTAGAAAAAACCAAGGTAACAAAAAAATCTCAAAGACATAAAAATAATAGTTTCAATAGGCATGACTGTAAAACCCTATGAAACACTACCATCTAAGTTTCTAACCTACAATGAGAGAAGCAGAGAAAAAACTACTTCGTTAATATGAAAAACTGCCACACGCACGATCTTAGAGAATTTGGACGTTGTGGTAGTTTTGGAGCGAAGATGGTTTCATCGTGTATTTATCCCTGTCAGTTTATAGAAAAGAAGAAACGCAATCCAAAAAGAGACAACAAGAGAACTCAAACCTAGAATGAGCAATAGAGGAAAATCAAATTCGGGTATGAAAGTCCTTATTCGGCATGAGCCTAATTGTTCATTGGATGATGATACGGTTTCATCCATTGATTTTGGGATTTCCTATGTAAttggttttttctttctctgtGCTTTAAGGGATCTTGAACATGAGTAATTTCTGTATAATGTGAAATCTCTTGGATTCCAGGtattggtttttctttttcttccgaTCCACATTCGATTGCGTTTTAGTGttgttttaaataaaaaaaaattaggaggAGAGCAGCTTGCATAATCGTGGGAATTGAGAAAGATCAGAAGAAAAGATACGAGTTACAAAAACCTAAATAGGGGCAGTTAAGACTATTGATTCATTAATATGGTCATTTTTCAACTCTTTGAAAAAACATGGTTGAAAGTCAATCCACACACCTAAAAGAGGTTATTTATCAAAATTTCTCGATAAATTGACGCTTCCACAATTGATGCTTCCGCGTCATTCAATCAATGGATCACTCGTGTTTTGACATGTGTCATCCTCGAAGCTCACATAATTTTGGTGACATATGAACCACGTGTACCTTTTGTAGGACCCATGTGCCAACTAAGCTTGTTTAGTAAAAATTTCAAAGATTGACcgatttatttaatgaattttattttcattaaatttcttgTGTCTACAGGGTAATGTCTCAAAATATAATTAGAGGCCAGAAACTAATTAATATAACTCTTTCCCACATGAGATGTTATCAATTTAACAGAAAGATACAGGGACGTGGTCTTAGACACTAGATTGATATATAGTAGAACATTggcctatttcaaaaaaatgaCGTGGGGTAATGTCTCAAAATATAGTTAGAGGCCagaacttaattaattaatattatacatacatctaaagcTGGTGGCCTGTCCCTCGACACTGTTCATTTAACAGTGAAATGGTGTTTTTACTCTTCTATTGGAAGATGCTCTTTTCCTGATTGCTACTACTGAGGCCGTCCATTTGTTttggtgtagagagagagagagagagagagagagtgtgtgtgtgtgtgtgtgtgaaaggaaaaaaagagtgATCGATCTAGATTTAGAAACTGTGAAAGGAGAGATAATttagaaagaaggagaagagggaAAATGGGaatttaacttatatatattaAAGGAAAATGGGAAGATCACTGTTGAATGAATAGTGACATATCCCACCCTTACATAtatcagtgagaatcgaactcataaattttacaatgttggaattataacttaccgaCAGGTCGCAGCTCGAAGGCaatctctttatttatttattattattattattattttaaactGTAAAAAGGTAAATCAATAGACAAGCTTGGTCAAAACACCCACTCCTGCTCAAAACTTCTATTTTATAAAATGTGTATATATGCTAGAATCCACTATTCAACTGTGTATCAAAATGAAAGTGGAGATTGCGTTCATACGAATGAAATACGATGGTTTGAGTTTTCATGAATAAGGCTCTTTTCACTATTCTACAAAGCGTAATATGTAAAACAATAACATGTTTGGTTAACGTTTACTACATATAAAAAACTTCTTCCCGCATCATCGCCCGGATTTGTTACTAGTAATTTAGTAATTTTGGGTTAAGGATACTTTTCTTATACCTATAAATTATACGAAGCCTCTTCATAATCTAAAAAAGCAACACTTGAGCAATTCAAGCATGGTGAACACCATGGAGATCAGTATCATTTCCAGAGACACCATCAAACCATCACTCGATTCCTCTTCACTTAACCATCTAAGTCCTTTCAAACTTTCCCTCGTCGACCAGCTGACTCCCGCAACGTATATGCCACTGATCTTGTTCTACCCCGTTAGTGATCCCAAGTCATCGTTCAATCTCCTCGAAACCCTAACCCGCTTAAAAAGCTCCCTCTCCGAGACTCTCACTCTCTACTATCCATTTTCGGGACGGGCTAAAAACAACCTCGACATTCATGACTTTGACACCGGTATTCCCTTCCTTGAAGCCCGAGTCAATTGTCGCATGCTCGAGTTTCTTAAGCTCCAAGAAACTGAGTTGTTGAACCTTTTCGTTCCATTCCATCCCATTTGCAAGGAAACTGGTGATGAGTCTCTGCTCCCCATGATAGCTTTTCAAGTGAATGTCTTTGCTTGTGGTGGAATAGCAATTGGGGGATCCGCTTCTCACAAGCTATGTGATGGGTTGGCCGCAAACTCTATCCTTGAGTCTTGGTCTACTATTTTTCGTGGGGAGTGCGACAAAATAATACACCCTAATTTCTCCCAAGCCTCATCGCTCTTTCCTCCCAGAGCTCTGTTGCCTAAAAAGTATCTAGATTTAGCAGATAGGTTTTGGTTCAAGGAAAACAATTATGTTACAAGGAGATTTGTGTTTAGTGTCAAAGCCATAGccacactacaagaaaaatCGAAGAGCAAATGCGTGCCCAAGCCATCACGTAATGACGCACTCACATGTTTTATTTGGAAACATGCAATGGCTTCTTCTCGGGCACTGTCACCAGGTATTGTCATCTTAAATTATGATATTATTCCAACTCCATATGGATATTTTAGAACATATGAATTTCATCAATATTACAACATTTTCAACGCAATCTTTGGTAATTTCGTTCATATAGATATTTATTATATATCCATATCATGTTTCTTCTTCGGTATTCTCATATAGGTTCCTCACCAAGAACTTCCATAGTAGCGCATGCAATGAACATGAGATCACGGATGAAGCCACAAACGTCGTCAGCTAATATCATTGGAAATTTCTTTTGGTGGGCGACAACAGTCGCGGACTCATCTAAGCTAGGAGAAGATCATGAGTTATGTGACTTGGTGCACCTGATTAATGAATCTCACAAAGGATTTGATAGGGGTTATTTTGAGTCTCTTCAGGGAGAAGAGGGAATTGGAGCCATTTCAAACTACTTTAATCAACTAGAAGTCTTGCTTTCTTCAAAGTCCCCACCAGAACTTTATTTATTCACCAATTGGACAAGCATTTTTCACAAATTGGATTTTGGATGGGGGAAGCCTTTCTGGGTAGGGCTCATGGGGAAAGTCGGGCCTGAGTTTAGGAATTTCACGGTGTTCATGGAAGCACAATGTGGTAAAGGAATTGAAGCGTGGGTGACATTGGAGGCAAAGCAAATGGCTCTGCTCCAAAAAGACCTTAAGTTTCTAGCATTTGCTTCTCCAAATTCTGGGATTTCAAGCATGTGACTGAACTTCTTTCCGCCGTGTAGTGAGTGTGGTTGGTGTGTTTActcattgaattgttatttagtttaatttctaaactctctgtaatgtaatatgtgactctaaagaacgagtctgtattgaTGTCTGTGAGCTCGGttgtttgttgcttaatttaaatgaaatatttttctaagtgttttcttgtgcttgttaagttatcgcgtttcggattcgaatttctttattcgaaattcggcGCGTACAGTAAAGGGTGAAGCTTCGGTATGTTAATATTTTTCATATGTCTTATTAATTTATGTaaaaccactttgaggactcatgtggtaactaaaaaaaaatcctcacaTAAGAATAATGTAGGTAACTAGAAAAAAGTCCTCATTGAGGTAAATAAGGTACTCATTAGAGTAaaataggttctcatttgagtaattaataagtcctaaaagtggtaattgtagTAGGTtttcatttgagtaattaagtcataaaagtggtaattgtatGTATGTCATATGTTGAcatattatagaattttccttCTGTAAGTTATATATGATTATAATATGAATTGAATAGCTAAATAGTAGAACATTGGCCTATTTAAAAAAAAGTGACGTGGGGTAATGTCTCAAAATATAATTAGAGGCCAGAAACTAATTAATATATCTCTTTCCCACATGAGATGTTATCAATTTAACAGAAAGATACAGGGACGTGGTCTTAGACACTAGATAGATATATAGTAGAACATTAGCCAGCCTAGCTATGTCAAAAAAAGTGGCGTGGGATAATGTCTCAAACTATAATTAGAGGCCAGAAACTAATTAATATATCTCTTTCCCACATGAGATGTTATCAATTTAACAGAAAGATATAAGGGACGTGGTCTTAGACATTAGATAGATATATAGTAGAACATTGgcctatttcaaaaaaagtgACGAGGGGTAATGTCTCAAAATATAGTTAGAGGCCAGAACTTAATTAATATTTGCGGCGACGGAGACCCGACCCCTTCTCCCTCTTCCGGTCGTctgctgataggagcataattatggtTATCTTATTCCGGTCGTCTGATAATAATGTTGTtaattcccatatttactttgttagtttatcttattttctggttaattttagttgtttttatgtttattaggttttccgaagtaaggaaagaaataagagcaaaaggaaggagatatgtgcaattgatggagaattgtggactcttgatgaatcaaggaagcttaaggcaatatgaaggaaaagatattcaacaattaattctcttggctgctcctattggatagaaggatgtcaatgaatcctaaatcaatcagaacattaatcaaggagttagagtcccaaaagaaaagaaggaaagagttacaaactgaacaaaatctctccttgaacgTTGAAGAAAGGGACGATCTCACATACGAAGAGGCAGAGACGCACGAgagcttgagaagaagaagaacgacAACCGTGCTATAAACGATCGATCACTGCACACCAGGGATCGATCGCCGATccgtattttccaattttctgatttttgttgtcttctttctccatgaactcctttgtgttttttatttcctttatgtgtaactaaatttccagtagttagggggcagttgaagcccctagacatgatccataacatgctttgacattcaatttgttttccaattaataaagttgaggttttgtttaccgatttctcattgatgaattctatgtttgtgtgctttggaggcctacttagtatgcatgctagggttctaatactttgattgtttgatgcctggatcaatagttggattcctcaaattatctagagaagtaattggtagttttcattagcaagtaaacaaaaccctaggtttagcaaggctctaagttatttgcgatgcctagtgattgctcaaactcttttcaaacttaatgatctctgcatgtttaatctaataaacgtacctttaggttgcattgcttgggaatagtctaggtgtagagcacttcctgcctagcgtacaaagtaagaaagggtaataggttgtgttcaagcgtaccgagccaatctgagcgtcttcaactaagttaattggtagcaaattggacaaagtgtgttgtgtgtgattgttgggggtggatacttccttcctagctagtttcattatcttgatatcaaccaacttcaaatctgcttcaatttcgtttttctttctgttctctgtttttctgtattttatttccatagcaaatcaactccgaaattcaccaaattttgtgttctggacgccttgtgtgtctagtacgtctctgtaaattttcatattttctgggttgttttggttagattCGTAGTTTGTCTTTtgactgctgttcagtaggaactcagtcacgtttttgtgacttttgttgaagcacttagtttaacttaaggattaaattttgtttactaccctgtactttcaagggttcgtCAGTttagtccctgcacttctaatttaatcaaaaaagtcctcgcactctccaatttcatcaaatcgatccatttcctcacaattccgtcaatttccTCTGTTTAGGTGCTGACGTGTCCGGACGCCGTCTGATGTGTCAGATTTGTGGGACATTCCCACATGAAAAATTCCCAAGCTACCTCTTCAATCTCCCTCCCATTTCCCACCCGAGCAGCCTAATTCCCAACATCAGAATCAAAGctttttttccttctattttGCAGCTTCAGGGTTTCTCTTCAGAGAGAACTCGAGGAGAGAGAAACTAGAACTGGGTTTCTCTCTTTCCTCCACTAGTGGGTATCCAGGCATAACCCTACATCACCTCCACCACTATCGTGCTCAGCGGCCTCTGACGATCCACCGGCAGCTTCTCCGTCATCGGGGTATGCCTGAAAGTAACCCACGCGCTGCCGCCATAAGCACTCAGAaatcttctctgggcacccacgacCCCTGCTTTCTTCTCCGGTCATCTCGTCGAAGGCGGCAGACGAGGTCAGCTCGTCGAAGCAGTCCTCAAGTGACCAATCCTCAATCGCTTCGTTTTCTTTTTTCGTTCACAACAAAAAAATCTCAGTCGTCTCTTCAGCCTTTGAGCTCCTCCGAGCTCAGAGCTTCCCCCACTCTACAACCATGAGTGGCGCCAAGGCCATCAGCCTCGAGGAGATCAAAAATGAGTCCGTCGATCTGGTATACaacactctctctctttctttctctttctctctgactCTGCCGCATGCGTTTGGTTTGctaagaagaaaatgaaaccaAACATCGTGAGAATTTTGGAGTTGACGCGTGGGCGGCACAGGAGCTCGATCCGGAGTCGAGGAGTTGGAGGAGAGATCGGAAATCTTCGACCGGAGCTTGGCGAATGCAATGGTCGGGTCGATGGAGATGATCAGGGCCTCGCCGCCGACGTAGCGGAGCTTCCCAGATGGTGGCCGGCAGTGGATTGCGCTGTTGGAGTTGCAGGCGAGCTTGAGCTTCTTAGGCTGGGTATGGTTGGTAGTGGGCTGGGTGTGGTTGGTAATGAGCTTCCGATTTGGATTTGGGAAGAATGAAAATTTGATTTCGGAAGAGATCTATatctttggttttgattttcatgTTGGATTTACATGCATcttgatttgaattttgttcataTTTGGTTTTTCTGCATCTTAGTTGAATCTAGAGGACTCATCTCAACCAAATTGGGTAAATTCGCACACCCAAATACTTAaattttctgggtttgctaTGAGCATGATCTTTGGCCGCGAGGGAGGACATTGATGAGAGGTTGAAGAATGAACCCATACCCAACACCCCTCTTGtttatcagtctctctctcatcttctcCGGCCATGTTGATCGGTGAAGGAAGTGAGGAACCATAATCAAGagctgagaagaagaagaaaagctctgagaagaagaagagctctGAAAGGGGAAGGAGGGAGATTAGAGGGGTAGCTTGGGAATTTTGCATGTGGGAAGGTCCCACAAATCTGACACATCAGACGGCGTCCGGACACGTCAGCACCTAAACAGAggaaattgacggaattgtgaggaaatggatcgatttgatgaaattggagagtgcaaggacttttttgattaaattagaagtgtagggactaaactgac
Coding sequences within:
- the LOC133712329 gene encoding stemmadenine O-acetyltransferase-like, encoding MVNTMEISIISRDTIKPSLDSSSLNHLSPFKLSLVDQLTPATYMPLILFYPVSDPKSSFNLLETLTRLKSSLSETLTLYYPFSGRAKNNLDIHDFDTGIPFLEARVNCRMLEFLKLQETELLNLFVPFHPICKETGDESLLPMIAFQVNVFACGGIAIGGSASHKLCDGLAANSILESWSTIFRGECDKIIHPNFSQASSLFPPRALLPKKYLDLADRFWFKENNYVTRRFVFSVKAIATLQEKSKSKCVPKPSRNDALTCFIWKHAMASSRALSPGSSPRTSIVAHAMNMRSRMKPQTSSANIIGNFFWWATTVADSSKLGEDHELCDLVHLINESHKGFDRGYFESLQGEEGIGAISNYFNQLEVLLSSKSPPELYLFTNWTSIFHKLDFGWGKPFWVGLMGKVGPEFRNFTVFMEAQCGKGIEAWVTLEAKQMALLQKDLKFLAFASPNSGISSM